The DNA window TGACGAGTACAGGCGTCACCGTGACGGTTACCTGGGCTCGCAACGACGTCTCGGCTACAGTGCCATCGATCGTGAATGTGCCCGGTTCGGCCAGCAGCGCCGCATCGTAGACATTCCATGTCACGGCGACCTCCCGCCGACCGCCGTCGGCGTACAGCGCAGCGACGGTCGCCGGCAGCACGGGTACGGCGCCCTGTTCGACACTGACGGCAGCCTCCGCCAGGGAGATCACGATGTCACTGTCCCCCGGGAAGAGACGGTTCCATGTGGCAAGCGAGGGCAGCGCGCGGCCCGCGAAATCAAAGTAGGCCTGGTTCGCCATGACAATGTTGGTGGTGCCGGCGGCCCAGCCGGAACCCATCCGCGGCGTGGGTATCCACGCCGGTTCCCAATAAAATACGCCGAGGCCCTTGTTTTCTGGAAGCTTTGCGACTACCTGTGACACCGCGCGAAGCTCGTCGGCCTGCCCCTGCGGAGAAACGGGATAGTCGTGCCCATAGCTGCGCGCTGTGTTCAGCGCCGACTGGTTGAATGTGTTGCCGAGTCGCGGGCCGCCGCCTGCCCCGCCTGGATACGGCGAGGTGCCGTCCATCGTGAAACCCCAGCCCGTCTCAGCAATAACAACGTCCTTGCCAAACTCGGTGGTCATCGCCGTGAGAGTCGCCGTGATGTCCGCTACCGAGCGGTGCCAGTAGGGATAGAAGGAAGCGCCCATTATGTCGTAATCCACGTTGTTGCGCTGTAACATAGTCGCCCGGCTCCGGTAGAGACTGGTGTTGTGACCGTCGGCCAGGTGATACATGACCTTGACGCGCTTATCCGGATCGCCGTTGTTCGGATCCACATCGCGCACCGCGCGGATGCCCGCCTTGACCAGCGCGACATGACTTATCTCATTGCTCGACGACCCCGTGGGCCGGCCGGCCGTGATGCCGCCCCAGGTTCCGTCCGGCCTCATCTCAGAGTACATGAAGCCGCCGTTTGTCTCATTGCCAATCTGAACCATCTCCGGCAGGCAGCCCGCGTCCGCAAACGCCTGGAGCGTCTCTCTCGTGAAATCATATACCGCGTCGCACAGACCGCTCAGCGTGGGGATCTCCGTCCAGTCGGTCGGTTTGATCTGCCGGCCCGGGTCCGCCCAGGTGTCGCTGTAGTGGAAATTGAGCAGCACCTTGAGGCCGAGCGCGTGGGCCTTCTTTGCGATGATGAGGTCCACCTCCCGGTCGTTGAGACCGCCGGCACCGTGGCTTGGGGGCGCCTTGGAGACATCATTCCAAAGCCGCAGGCGAATCCAGTTGGTTCCGTGTTTTTTCATGATTGCCAGCGCATTCGAGATCTCGTCGCCCTCGATCAGCTTTCGGGCGTCCATATCGAAATATTCTCCGCCGGCCTGGACGATCGTCCAGAGGCTTGAGACGTCCATACCCCGGATAAAATCATCCTCGCGGTCCTTCAGTTCGGAGATCGGCGTCACAGAGATGGGCGCCTGAAAGGCTGCATACCGCTCCAAGTCTACATATGTGTGGAGCACCTGGGCCTCCGCGGTGAGCGGCGCCAAGCTCTCCGCGTCCCACGCGAAGGCCCTGACCTTGCTGCCCAGCACAACATCCGACGCCTGCAAGACGACCTCGCCGGACGATTTGGGACCGACTTCAGCGATCTGCGGCTGGACGTCGAGCAAACGCCACGCGGCGTCGTACACCGCCAGCAGGCACGCCACCCGGGCGACTTCGGCTGTCTCGTTGCGCACTGTGTAGACGGCCGTGTCCTCCGCGCCGCTTCGCACGAGTGAAACGGCGGCGGTGACAACGGGCTCCGGCGCCACCGTGACACGGGCCTCCACGGCGCTCATGTTGCCGGTACCCTCCGCGACGCCGATCACCGTAAAGGCACCCACGTCATCATAGGCCGCCGCCGGCACATCCTCCCAGAGAACCGGCACGTCGGTGGCCGCACCCATCGCGATGTCGAGGTTCCGAACGGTGGCGGGCAGCGCCGGCGCGCGCCCCGGATAGGTCGTCACATGGACGCCGCTCTCCACAACATTTGTCGCGAAGGCGTCTTTGAAGACTTTCATCGAAGCGTACGGCTGCCGGTTGGTCCCCGAGTTCACGAAGTTGACGGGGCCGTACTGTCCCTGACCCGAACCCGCCCATGTCCAGATGCCCTGGCCGACGTTGTTCGGCACATTGTTGATGATGGTCATGATGCCGATGAGGTCTTCGCCCTGCGACTGGACACTCGCCGTGAAGCCGGTCGGGTGATTGGGGTCGCCGGTCGTCTGCCCCGTGAGCCGCGGGGAGCACTCGGAGATGTTGAGCTTTGTATGGGGCAGATATCGATTGATCTCCACCAGATTGCGCTCAAGCTGTGCATAGGAACCGTGCCAGTCCGGATAATAGGAGATGCCGATGCGGTCCGCATAACTGCCCATCGCATCCAGACGTTTCGTAATCTGTGTGATGAACTCCATGACCCGAGGGAACTGGTCCCGCTCGGGGATAGGCACTTTGTTGTTGCCTTCCACCACATTGAACGCGCAGTGGATTTCCGTCTCGATGGCGACCTCATACTCCGCCTCGACCGCGCGGATCGCCTTGATCCCCGCGTCGACCAGACGCGCGAGGCGCGCGAAAGAGTCCAGATACTGCTGGTACTGCTCCGGCGTCACTTCATCCTCGTGCCAGTATTTCCAGATGATACCGCCGCCGAACTCATCCAGATATCCAGTCCCCGACGGGTTGCTGGCACCGTTGATGTCCCGCCACTCCTTGCCCCACATCATGCCGTTTGTGATCTCGTTGCCGATGGCTACGATGGTGGGCGCCGTGCCCTGTTTCACAAGATCGGAGATCGTCTTGTGGGTGAAATCATACGTGGCTTTCACCAGCTCGTCAAACGAGAGGGCGTTCCATGCCGCCGGCTTGGGCTGGTGCTGTGGGTCCGCCCAGGTGTCGGCATAATGGAAATCGATCGCGAGTTCGAGACCGGACCCCGTGACATAGGGCGCCAGCTTCAGCGTGTTCTCCGGGCTGCAGTTTGTGGCCGCGCTGCTCGTTGGCGAATTCCAGATACGCAGACGGTTGACCGACCAACCCAGATCCTTCGCAAGACCAAAGATGTTGTTTCCCGTAGCGGGGTCGGAGGTATTCAACACACCGCCCCGATACCCGGGCGCCGGCGGGTTGTTGTTTGCGTTGTAATCGTAACTATTACCGTTGTTGCTGCCGAGTTCCGACATATCGGACCCGTTTTTCAGATCGCCGCGCAGGTAGTTTATCACCGCAAACTCCCGGATCCCGAGTCGCTGGCCGCCGGTGAACGTCACTTTGAGATAACGAAGACCCGCGTATGTAAACAGATCCGTAAAACCGCCGGCCGGCCGTGTGTTGCCCGTGCGGTCCGACAAAACAGCCCAATGTTCGCCGTCCGACGAGCCCTCCAAACAGTACCGATAAACCGCGTCCGCGTCCGTAAAGACGATCTCCGTCTTACGCACGGCGTCATAGGTCCCGCCCAGGTCGATCAGAAACCATGTCTCCGTATCGTCCGCCGACGGCGCCCAGAGGGTCGATTCCTCGCCGTCGACGGCCAGCGCCGCCGTCTCCGAATGACTGCTCGCGCTCGGGGCGACCCAATACTTACCCGCGATGTTGCTCTCCGCGGGCGTATAGCTGGCGGTCCCGCTCAAGGCCCGGGCCGGCGACGCCGGCGACCAGAAAGCCGTCAACATCACAGCCGCCAGAAACAGGGCCAGCATCCGCCTCCCGGCGCCTTCGACAAATGATTTTTGCATATTTTTCACTTCGGACACCTCTCATTTCTCCTTTTCAACTTCAACTGGATTTTCTCTTTTCGCCGCGTCTGACAAATCCGCGCCCGGCGGCGCGGCGGGGCCGCAATGTCTCCGTTTTGGGAACCGGGCCGTCTGCACAAACGCAGGGTGTCTCTCGCAGTTCCGCGCGCGGCACAGCGCCAAGACACTGCGAGAGACGCCCCACCCCCGCTGGCAACAAACTCGGCCTGCACACCAAATCCGCCGCCACACACCCGCGCGGAGCATTGTTTCGGTGAATAAGAAATTGCCGTTCACTGGGTCTGTATGAACAAGAAGTCATCAAAATGGTACCAAGACCCCTGGTTGTTGGAGGCTCTGACGCCGATCTCCACCACGGCGTTCACTGGGATGGGAATATCCTGAATCGTCGGATGGAACCAGTCGCCCCAAACGGTGACAGTGATCGGCGCCGTCGCGTATTCCTCTCCATTGATATTGACGTACAGCTCCACTACACCACTGGCCGCGTTGGTCACGCCCTCCACCCAGCAGGACAGTGTATACGTTCCGGGCAGCGAGCCCGCAAAGGACTGTGCCGCGCGGCCGGTGAGCACGCCGGCGCCAGGCTGGGAATAGTTGATGTACCCGGGGTTTGGGCCATGCGAATTGCTGCTGCTGCTCGCTCTGCTCATGGGCGCTGTGAACGTCCACCCTGCCGCCGCTTCAAGGTCGGGATTTTGTATCAGGTTGACGCCGCGCACCGTTACGATGGCTCTGGCACGTGTCTGGGTGCCCGCCACTGTCCCCAAGATGGCAAAGGTCCCCACGCGATTCGCCATGTCGGCGTCATAGAGATCCCACACCACAGGGATGCGTTCCGTCGCCGTGGCATAGTCCGTATACCATACCGTCACCGCATCGGGCAGCGCGAGTGCGCCGCCGGCCTCTATGTCGACTGTCACGTCGTAGATACCAAACACTTTAAACGCCGCCATCTCGCATAGCGGCCGATGTGTCGCCGGCTCCCACAGGTAGCTTTGATACATGTGGTCCGGATTGTAACGCTCCAGACGCAAACTGCCTCTGACCACCTCCCCGACCGGTACGGCGGCTGTCTCGCTGAGCACTTCCGTCAGACGCCCGTTTTCGTCATAGGCCGCGAAGATATGCGTCGCTGAGAGGCTGTTTGACGAGACGTTCCTCGCCGCATAACCAGCTGTCAGCACGTCTTGTTCTTTCACAATGCGCAACGCACTTACAGATGTGGTCTCGGCATTCGGGTCATAGACCGGCCACGGCGGGTCCGGGTCCGTAAGCGTCAGAGATACATCGTCGATGAGCAGGCGCTGCCCGGCCTCCGCATGGGCGTAGAACCCCACGGTCAGCCGTCCGTTTGTCACATGGATATCCCGTATGGTGACGGGGCGCCACAGTTCGGAGGCGTCGTCGGGCTGCTGCGGCACCCGGCCGGATGCCAGCAGGTCCTCCACAATCGTCTCCGCCCCGTAGTTTTCTACATAGGCGGTCCATACGCGAGGCTCTCCCGTTGCTTCCGCATCCCTCTTGACCCAGGCGCTGAACGTGTACAAACCGCTTGGGAGTCCTCTCACCGTCTGATACAGCGAAGCGGAATACGCCGATGCCCCGGCAAACACGGCGCACCTGTTGTCCGAGCCGTGCGCGCCGCCTTCATCGTCCGTGGTCTCCTCCACATAGCTGGCCGCCCTGTCGATGCCTGTCAATTTTTCCCAGCCCTCCGGATCGCTCTCACGGGCGTCGTCTTGATCCGTACGTTCGACCGCGAAGCTGGGATTTTGCAGCGCATTTCTCTGTCCGAAAACATCTGCGCCGGCGGCACTGTCCCCATACAGTTCCCATGTGGCGACGCCGCCGTGACCTACATTCAACAGTTTCACATACCGCACATCCGGTGCAAAGACGTCACACAGAGCCGTTTGCCCGTCCGAGCAGCCTTCCGCAGCCTTCTGCCAACGGACACCGTCCACGGATGTAAGCAGCAGGAATTCGTGCGCCGCCACCTCCTCCCAGACGATTCTTGCACCCGCAATGTCATACGGACTTTCCAGCGTCACAGACAGAGACCTTCCGTCCGCATCCGGACGCCAAGCGGTAGCGGGGTCGTCGTCATTGGCGTAAAACGCCGCATATCCGTTCCATGTGGCGCTGTCTGTCGTCAATGTTTTGCCAAGCACAAGGTCCCTCGCGTCGCGGCCGTATACGTCGAACATGCTAAACGACATCGGGAATTCGCCCCAGCCGCTCGTGAGCCGCACATAACGCGCGCAGATGGGACTTGGCCATTCATCCACCGTATTGATCAGCGCCGCCGTGTTTCGGAATTTGTTGAGAATCGTCAGCCATGTCCTGTTGTCGCTCGAAACCTCAATCTGATACGGATAGGCGTAGGAGCGCTCCCACATGATGTTGATACTCGCGACCGACCGGTATCCTCCGAGATCGAGAACCCACCGATTCCCCTCCTCCGCGTTGGAAGCCGTCGCGTATCGATTGGGATCTCCGTCGCAGCCGTTGCTGGCTTCCGAGGCGCCCATCGCGTCCGCTTCCCACCAGGCCGTCCCTCTGATCACATTGACATCCCCGACAGAAGGCGCCGTCTGACCCAAAATATGGACTTCCGCCACGGCAAACGGCGCTGCACTGCCTGCCGTGAACACGATTTTGATGTACCGCCCCACTTTGGATTCACTGAGCGAATAGGCAAAGACGGATTCCTGTTCAGACAATGTGTTGTATGTCTTGTCTATCCAATTTTTCCAAATTATGCCATCATCGGAACAGAGTACCTGATACTGATAGGCCGAGGGCTCCGCCCACAAGATGTCCAGTTTGGACAGGTTGTAGCGATTTTTCAAATCAACCATCCAATACTCGCCGGCGGCGGCGCTGTCCGCGGTCCAAACGGTTTCATCATGGCCGTCGCTGGCCCTGGCCGCATGCCCGCTGCTGGCCGAGACAATTCCTCCGGTGGCAAGGCAATCGTCCGTCGGGTTTGGATACGGCTCGTCCAGGTAGCCGAGATCATCGGCGCCGGCCAGTTTTGTCGGCGCTGCGGTACCGATTTCCAATACATTGGACGCGGTCAGCCCGTCTGCCGTCGCCTGTACGGTGACGCGATCGTTCACCGTGCGCCCGGCCACCAGCCACACGGCAACCTGGCCGCCCCGCGGCGTCACAGTGACGGAGTTGTACCCGCGCGACCCGGGCTCGACGCTCGCGTCCCCGCCCAGCAGCAGCGCGCTGCCGCCCGTCACACGCACAGTGACTGTCGTTGCGTTCTTTGTCGGCGCGCCGAAGGACATGGCGGTGTCGACCAGGCCGCTGTCCGTTTTGATCTCGCCGTTTGTATCCAGCAGATCGACGTAGACGAGCCTTTTGTCTCCGCCGTCCGCGACCAACGGCCGCACCCGGTCGCCGGACTGCCACCTCAGACGCAGGGACTTTGCCGCCGCAGGCGTCTTTACGGTGTAACGCGCCCTCTCGACGCCGCCCATGTACCCGACCGCGGTGACAGTCGGATACTCGGCAAGGCCGATGTCGGCGAACGTGAACGGAGGGTGTTTCGTGGCTCTCACCGCAGTGCTCGGCACATACCCATTGCGGCCTCCCGCCGGAGGCAAGAGCGTGTCAGGCCCCCGCCGCTCCGCGATGACGCGGCCTTCGCCGTCCTGCAATTCGATCTGCTCGCAGTTAGAATACACGGGCACGTCGGTCGCTACATTGTTTGTCATGTCCGTATCGAATCGACGCGTCGCAATATACACCATCGGCCCCTGATGGACATCGTCCAGTCCGGTGAACGTCACATCGGGATCTCGCTGGCTCTGCGCGTAATAGTAGGCGTATTTTGGGATGCGGTAATAATCGACCATGCCGCACGCCGTCGGCGCATTGCCGCTGGCCGGAGCGTTGCCGCCCGGACTGACGGGCAAATCGGGATCTGTGACGCCAAAGCCGGAATAATCCTGCCACACCCAGTAAAACGCATAATCGGCCCTCGAATTCAGTGCACTGTCCAACGCGTTCTGATAATTCGCCACTGCCTGTCTCAACTTGCTCTCTCTCGAATCCCAGCGCAATCTGCGCGTCGTAGAGGCATAGCCGCCGTACTGCCAGTCTCCGAATTCATAGGTGACATACGGCTTAACCGCGGAGGAATTGTACCGCACATCATAATCGTCCGTGTTGCCGGTGGTGAGCATTTGGTACGTCGGGAACTCGGCCTTGGCCGAGGCGACCACCGTGGACGCGATCGGCAGTGAAGATTCATTGGGGAATAGCTCCCATGTCACAATCGAGGGATGGTTACGTCCGCGCCGGATCAACTCCAAAGCTTCCTGCCGCATGCTGAGGCCGAAGGTCTCGTAACTGCTGCTGGTCACGCTCGGGTAATACTGCCAACCCGTCAGCGGCGCTTGTACCATCACGCCGTACTCGTCGCACGCCTCGTAAAAGGCCTCCTGGTAGGGATAATGCGCCGCCCGGATGAAGTCAAATCCCGCATCCTTGATCATCCGGATTTCATCTCTGACAGCATCCTCTGGCACGGCAAAGCCGACCATGCCAACCTCCTGATGCGTATTCGTGCCAAGCCCCTCAAAAGGCTGCCCGTTGACCGTCATCTTGCTGCTTCCCGTTTCATTTACATCCCTAAAGACGACCGTTCTAAACCCTGTCTTTGTGCTGTATTCATCTACGACCATATGATCGACGCTAACGACAGCTTTGACGGTATACAAGTTTGGACTGTAAGGGTGCCAAAGCCTGGCGCCCATGATGACGCCGGTCTGCGTAAACTGATAGTCTTCACCCGCGTTTAGAATCCGTGTCCCGGCAGAGCCGCTGAACACGACGTTTCCGCTTGCGTCAAGAACCAAATTGTCGACCGTCACCGTCTGAGCAGCCGTGCTGTCGTTTTGGACATGTGTCCCCACCCAAAATTTGACGTCGCCCACAAAATCCGTCGGCACGCCGTTTTCATTGTCAGTGTGCGCAATGTTGCTGATCCCTATGTTCGGGTCGGAGAGATTCTCTGGATCCGTGCGCACAAAGAGACCCCCGCTCGCCACCTTATTGGCGTGGATGGGGTCCGTCACGTGAACGGGATCGGTGACAATCAGCGCGGCACTCCTGTACAAGCCGCCGAAATAACGAAAATCGCGATTGGGCGCCCCCGGCGCCCAGTTCACATTG is part of the Oscillospiraceae bacterium genome and encodes:
- a CDS encoding glycosyl hydrolase 53 family protein, yielding MSEVKNMQKSFVEGAGRRMLALFLAAVMLTAFWSPASPARALSGTASYTPAESNIAGKYWVAPSASSHSETAALAVDGEESTLWAPSADDTETWFLIDLGGTYDAVRKTEIVFTDADAVYRYCLEGSSDGEHWAVLSDRTGNTRPAGGFTDLFTYAGLRYLKVTFTGGQRLGIREFAVINYLRGDLKNGSDMSELGSNNGNSYDYNANNNPPAPGYRGGVLNTSDPATGNNIFGLAKDLGWSVNRLRIWNSPTSSAATNCSPENTLKLAPYVTGSGLELAIDFHYADTWADPQHQPKPAAWNALSFDELVKATYDFTHKTISDLVKQGTAPTIVAIGNEITNGMMWGKEWRDINGASNPSGTGYLDEFGGGIIWKYWHEDEVTPEQYQQYLDSFARLARLVDAGIKAIRAVEAEYEVAIETEIHCAFNVVEGNNKVPIPERDQFPRVMEFITQITKRLDAMGSYADRIGISYYPDWHGSYAQLERNLVEINRYLPHTKLNISECSPRLTGQTTGDPNHPTGFTASVQSQGEDLIGIMTIINNVPNNVGQGIWTWAGSGQGQYGPVNFVNSGTNRQPYASMKVFKDAFATNVVESGVHVTTYPGRAPALPATVRNLDIAMGAATDVPVLWEDVPAAAYDDVGAFTVIGVAEGTGNMSAVEARVTVAPEPVVTAAVSLVRSGAEDTAVYTVRNETAEVARVACLLAVYDAAWRLLDVQPQIAEVGPKSSGEVVLQASDVVLGSKVRAFAWDAESLAPLTAEAQVLHTYVDLERYAAFQAPISVTPISELKDREDDFIRGMDVSSLWTIVQAGGEYFDMDARKLIEGDEISNALAIMKKHGTNWIRLRLWNDVSKAPPSHGAGGLNDREVDLIIAKKAHALGLKVLLNFHYSDTWADPGRQIKPTDWTEIPTLSGLCDAVYDFTRETLQAFADAGCLPEMVQIGNETNGGFMYSEMRPDGTWGGITAGRPTGSSSNEISHVALVKAGIRAVRDVDPNNGDPDKRVKVMYHLADGHNTSLYRSRATMLQRNNVDYDIMGASFYPYWHRSVADITATLTAMTTEFGKDVVIAETGWGFTMDGTSPYPGGAGGGPRLGNTFNQSALNTARSYGHDYPVSPQGQADELRAVSQVVAKLPENKGLGVFYWEPAWIPTPRMGSGWAAGTTNIVMANQAYFDFAGRALPSLATWNRLFPGDSDIVISLAEAAVSVEQGAVPVLPATVAALYADGGRREVAVTWNVYDAALLAEPGTFTIDGTVAETSLRAQVTVTVTPVLVNLLANPSFESTGVWTYGGSATRTNRASEAHDGSYMVNYYSSGANNSEGETYQTVNNLTPGTYTLTCWLEGDKYGSSGVLELFLETGDQRHAQSVTQLDGYLSWIRVELADVPVTNGTARVGLKNTRGGDAWLTFDDFSLTRTGAIS
- a CDS encoding discoidin domain-containing protein; translation: MKGHIKKMCAILLTAVMCVPGFPMAANANEDEEPSATRQEVNFNGGWRFWRGGEAGDDTPGMEAYDDSGSKWYRVSLPHSIEYVTYDNIVDYKNIAWYRKTFNLPESAREKRIFVRFGAAMQTAKVFINGAVVNGKTPYDGGLTNNPDGVHSGGFMDFVFDITESKLNYGEGTTNVIAVKIDTSYNVNWAPGAPNRDFRYFGGLYRSAALIVTDPVHVTDPIHANKVASGGLFVRTDPENLSDPNIGISNIAHTDNENGVPTDFVGDVKFWVGTHVQNDSTAAQTVTVDNLVLDASGNVVFSGSAGTRILNAGEDYQFTQTGVIMGARLWHPYSPNLYTVKAVVSVDHMVVDEYSTKTGFRTVVFRDVNETGSSKMTVNGQPFEGLGTNTHQEVGMVGFAVPEDAVRDEIRMIKDAGFDFIRAAHYPYQEAFYEACDEYGVMVQAPLTGWQYYPSVTSSSYETFGLSMRQEALELIRRGRNHPSIVTWELFPNESSLPIASTVVASAKAEFPTYQMLTTGNTDDYDVRYNSSAVKPYVTYEFGDWQYGGYASTTRRLRWDSRESKLRQAVANYQNALDSALNSRADYAFYWVWQDYSGFGVTDPDLPVSPGGNAPASGNAPTACGMVDYYRIPKYAYYYAQSQRDPDVTFTGLDDVHQGPMVYIATRRFDTDMTNNVATDVPVYSNCEQIELQDGEGRVIAERRGPDTLLPPAGGRNGYVPSTAVRATKHPPFTFADIGLAEYPTVTAVGYMGGVERARYTVKTPAAAKSLRLRWQSGDRVRPLVADGGDKRLVYVDLLDTNGEIKTDSGLVDTAMSFGAPTKNATTVTVRVTGGSALLLGGDASVEPGSRGYNSVTVTPRGGQVAVWLVAGRTVNDRVTVQATADGLTASNVLEIGTAAPTKLAGADDLGYLDEPYPNPTDDCLATGGIVSASSGHAARASDGHDETVWTADSAAAGEYWMVDLKNRYNLSKLDILWAEPSAYQYQVLCSDDGIIWKNWIDKTYNTLSEQESVFAYSLSESKVGRYIKIVFTAGSAAPFAVAEVHILGQTAPSVGDVNVIRGTAWWEADAMGASEASNGCDGDPNRYATASNAEEGNRWVLDLGGYRSVASINIMWERSYAYPYQIEVSSDNRTWLTILNKFRNTAALINTVDEWPSPICARYVRLTSGWGEFPMSFSMFDVYGRDARDLVLGKTLTTDSATWNGYAAFYANDDDPATAWRPDADGRSLSVTLESPYDIAGARIVWEEVAAHEFLLLTSVDGVRWQKAAEGCSDGQTALCDVFAPDVRYVKLLNVGHGGVATWELYGDSAAGADVFGQRNALQNPSFAVERTDQDDARESDPEGWEKLTGIDRAASYVEETTDDEGGAHGSDNRCAVFAGASAYSASLYQTVRGLPSGLYTFSAWVKRDAEATGEPRVWTAYVENYGAETIVEDLLASGRVPQQPDDASELWRPVTIRDIHVTNGRLTVGFYAHAEAGQRLLIDDVSLTLTDPDPPWPVYDPNAETTSVSALRIVKEQDVLTAGYAARNVSSNSLSATHIFAAYDENGRLTEVLSETAAVPVGEVVRGSLRLERYNPDHMYQSYLWEPATHRPLCEMAAFKVFGIYDVTVDIEAGGALALPDAVTVWYTDYATATERIPVVWDLYDADMANRVGTFAILGTVAGTQTRARAIVTVRGVNLIQNPDLEAAAGWTFTAPMSRASSSSNSHGPNPGYINYSQPGAGVLTGRAAQSFAGSLPGTYTLSCWVEGVTNAASGVVELYVNINGEEYATAPITVTVWGDWFHPTIQDIPIPVNAVVEIGVRASNNQGSWYHFDDFLFIQTQ